One genomic segment of Methylocystis sp. SC2 includes these proteins:
- a CDS encoding 30S ribosomal protein S2 has translation MALPDFTMRGLLEAGAHFGHQSHRWNPKMAPYIFGARNNIHIIDLAQTVPLLHQALKTISDTVSKGGRVLFVGTKRQAQEQIADAAKRSAQYYINSRWLGGTLTNWKTISGSITRLRKLDEQLSAGASGITKKERLLLTRERDKLEKALGGIKDMGGTPDLIFVIDTNKEQLAIKEANRLKIPVVAVLDTNCDPDGVTHPIPGNDDAGRAIALYCDLVARAAIDGISRSQGSAGIDIGADESPALEPALEARPVVREDLRSAEAAGADAETPLEAFELLSAPRGAPDDLAKLHGVGPQLVKKMNDAGVYHYWQIAAMTPADVEKLDAELKLNGRIARDGWVDQAKALLAA, from the coding sequence ATGGCTCTGCCAGATTTCACCATGCGCGGCCTGCTGGAGGCCGGCGCGCACTTCGGCCATCAGTCCCATCGCTGGAACCCGAAGATGGCGCCTTATATCTTTGGCGCCCGCAACAACATCCATATCATCGATCTCGCCCAGACGGTGCCGCTGCTCCATCAGGCGCTGAAGACGATTTCGGACACTGTCTCCAAAGGCGGACGCGTGCTGTTCGTGGGCACCAAGCGCCAGGCGCAGGAGCAGATCGCCGACGCCGCCAAGCGGAGCGCTCAATATTACATCAATTCCCGCTGGCTGGGCGGCACGCTCACCAATTGGAAGACGATTTCCGGATCGATCACCCGTCTGCGCAAGCTCGACGAGCAGCTCTCGGCCGGCGCATCGGGCATCACCAAGAAAGAGCGCCTGCTGCTGACCCGCGAGCGCGACAAGCTCGAAAAGGCGCTCGGCGGCATCAAGGATATGGGCGGCACGCCGGATTTGATCTTCGTGATCGACACCAACAAAGAGCAGCTCGCGATCAAGGAGGCGAATCGCCTCAAGATTCCCGTCGTCGCCGTGCTCGACACCAATTGCGATCCGGATGGCGTCACCCATCCGATCCCCGGCAACGACGACGCCGGCCGCGCCATCGCGCTTTACTGCGATCTCGTGGCGAGAGCCGCCATCGACGGCATTTCGCGCAGCCAGGGCTCGGCGGGAATCGATATCGGCGCCGATGAGTCGCCGGCGCTTGAGCCCGCGCTCGAGGCGCGCCCGGTGGTCCGCGAGGATTTGCGTTCCGCCGAGGCCGCCGGCGCCGATGCGGAGACGCCGCTCGAGGCCTTCGAACTGCTTTCCGCGCCGCGCGGCGCGCCGGACGATCTCGCCAAGCTGCACGGCGTCGGCCCGCAGCTCGTCAAAAAGATGAACGACGCCGGCGTCTACCACTATTGGCAGATCGCTGCGATGACTCCGGCGGACGTCGAAAAGCTCGACGCCGAATTGAAGCTGAACGGCCGCATTGCGCGCGACGGCTGGGTCGATCAGGCGAAGGCGCTCCTCGCAGCCTGA
- the tsf gene encoding translation elongation factor Ts, with protein MATITAALVKELRESTGAGMMDCKSALTQTEGDFEAAVDWLRKKGLSKAAKKADRVAAEGLVAALVSDKSGVVVEVNSETDFVARNADFQTLVKNIAEVALKSGKTDVEALGKEAYPGGGTVGEAITNAIAGIGENLTLRRAASLSLGDGVVGRYVHAQVVDGQGKIAVIVALESTGDKDVLATLARQLAMHVASANPLALDASGLDPATVEREKKLLMEKNAGKPENVLQKIVDSGIKTYAKEVCMLDQVSNHPDHNGKTVAQAVKELEGKAGAPIAIKGFVRYALGEGIEKQTSDFAAEVAAAAKG; from the coding sequence ATGGCTACGATCACCGCCGCCCTTGTGAAGGAACTGCGCGAGAGCACCGGCGCGGGCATGATGGATTGCAAGTCGGCGCTCACCCAGACCGAGGGAGACTTCGAAGCGGCGGTCGACTGGCTGCGCAAGAAGGGCCTCTCCAAGGCCGCGAAGAAAGCCGATCGCGTCGCCGCCGAAGGGCTTGTCGCCGCGCTCGTGTCGGACAAATCGGGCGTCGTCGTCGAGGTGAATTCGGAGACGGACTTCGTCGCCCGCAACGCCGATTTCCAGACGCTGGTGAAGAACATCGCCGAAGTGGCCTTAAAGAGCGGCAAGACCGACGTCGAGGCGCTCGGCAAGGAAGCCTATCCCGGCGGCGGAACGGTTGGCGAGGCGATCACCAACGCCATCGCCGGCATCGGCGAGAATTTGACGCTGCGCCGCGCCGCGTCCTTAAGCCTCGGCGACGGCGTCGTCGGCCGCTATGTGCATGCGCAGGTCGTCGACGGCCAGGGCAAGATCGCGGTGATCGTCGCGCTCGAATCGACAGGCGACAAGGACGTGCTGGCGACGCTCGCGCGCCAGCTCGCCATGCATGTCGCCTCGGCCAATCCGCTGGCGCTTGACGCTTCGGGCCTCGATCCGGCGACGGTCGAGCGCGAGAAGAAGCTTCTCATGGAGAAGAACGCCGGCAAGCCGGAGAATGTGCTGCAGAAGATCGTCGACTCCGGCATCAAGACCTACGCCAAGGAGGTCTGCATGCTCGATCAGGTCTCCAACCATCCGGACCATAACGGCAAGACCGTCGCGCAGGCGGTCAAGGAGCTCGAGGGCAAGGCCGGCGCGCCGATCGCGATCAAGGGCTTCGTGCGCTATGCGCTCGGCGAAGGCATCGAAAAGCAGACGAGCGACTTCGCCGCCGAGGTCGCGGCCGCTGCGAAGGGGTAA
- a CDS encoding SDR family oxidoreductase: protein MRAKKTAADETIRGPRVARAIDAATSVLGVDDAPSARKLRDPRELYPKPPFEKQTQPWPGLAGLMTPRPDHGEESYRGSGRLLGRKALITGGDSGIGRAAAIAFAREGADVAINYLPEEEADAKEVMDLMGEADVNAVALPGDIRDEAFCRKLVDDAARDLGGLDILVNNAARQHARRSILDITTEDLDWTFRTNLYALFWITKAALPHLRPGSSIINTSSIVAFDPSPQLLDYSATKAAILNFTRCLAKQLADKGVRVNAVAPGPFWTALQPSGGQFPDHLPEFGADTPLGRPGQPAEIAPLYVLLASNEASFTTGQVFGATGGEVGP from the coding sequence ATGCGCGCCAAGAAGACCGCCGCAGACGAAACGATCCGCGGGCCGCGCGTTGCGCGCGCGATCGACGCCGCCACCTCCGTGCTCGGCGTCGATGATGCGCCGTCCGCGCGCAAACTGCGCGATCCGCGCGAACTCTATCCCAAGCCGCCCTTCGAGAAGCAGACGCAGCCCTGGCCTGGGCTCGCCGGCCTCATGACGCCGCGTCCCGATCATGGCGAGGAGAGCTACCGCGGCTCAGGGCGTCTCCTTGGCCGCAAGGCGCTCATCACCGGCGGCGACAGCGGCATCGGCCGCGCCGCGGCGATCGCCTTCGCCCGCGAAGGCGCCGACGTCGCGATCAATTATCTGCCGGAAGAGGAGGCGGACGCGAAGGAGGTCATGGACCTCATGGGCGAGGCCGACGTCAATGCGGTGGCGCTTCCGGGCGACATTCGCGACGAAGCCTTCTGCCGCAAGCTCGTCGACGACGCGGCGCGCGATCTCGGCGGCCTGGATATTCTCGTCAACAACGCCGCGCGTCAGCACGCGCGCAGATCGATTCTCGACATTACGACCGAGGATCTCGACTGGACGTTCCGCACCAATCTCTATGCGCTGTTCTGGATCACCAAAGCGGCCCTGCCGCATCTGCGGCCGGGATCGTCGATCATCAATACGAGCTCGATCGTCGCCTTCGACCCTTCGCCGCAGCTTCTGGATTATTCGGCGACCAAGGCCGCCATTCTCAATTTCACCAGATGTCTGGCGAAGCAGCTCGCGGACAAAGGCGTCAGGGTCAACGCCGTCGCGCCGGGCCCGTTCTGGACGGCGTTGCAGCCGAGCGGCGGACAATTCCCGGATCACCTGCCTGAGTTTGGCGCCGATACGCCGCTCGGCCGGCCGGGACAGCCGGCGGAGATCGCACCGCTTTATGTGCTGCTCGCGTCCAATGAGGCGAGCTTCACGACGGGCCAGGTGTTCGGCGCGACGGGCGGGGAAGTCGGGCCGTAA
- the pyrH gene encoding UMP kinase, with the protein MSDLTSTRRFKRVVVKLSGEALQGAAPHGLDAVTIARIAADLATAAEAGHEIAVVVGGGNFFRGIKGADTGIERARADSIGMLATVMNGLALEQAVEGQGRQARCLSAVPMPSICESFSRRAALHHLAKGRVVIAAGGTGNPFFTTDTGAVLRAAELSADAVLKATQVDGVYTADPKRDPTAQRYDRLSHDEAIARNLAVMDTAAFALARENKIPILVFSIAEAGAIDGALSGRARATLVAP; encoded by the coding sequence ATGTCCGACCTCACGTCGACGCGACGATTCAAGCGTGTGGTCGTCAAACTGTCCGGGGAAGCCCTGCAGGGCGCGGCTCCGCATGGTCTCGACGCCGTCACGATCGCCCGAATCGCGGCCGACCTCGCGACCGCCGCCGAAGCGGGACATGAGATCGCCGTCGTCGTCGGCGGCGGCAATTTCTTTCGCGGCATCAAGGGCGCCGACACCGGCATCGAACGCGCGCGCGCCGATTCGATCGGCATGCTGGCGACGGTGATGAACGGGCTGGCGCTGGAGCAGGCGGTCGAGGGGCAGGGGCGGCAGGCGCGCTGCCTGTCCGCGGTCCCCATGCCGTCCATCTGCGAATCCTTTTCGCGCCGCGCCGCCCTGCATCATCTGGCCAAGGGACGCGTCGTCATCGCGGCCGGAGGCACCGGCAATCCCTTCTTCACGACCGACACCGGCGCGGTGCTGCGGGCCGCGGAACTCTCCGCCGACGCGGTGCTCAAGGCCACTCAGGTCGACGGCGTCTACACCGCCGATCCCAAGCGCGATCCCACCGCGCAGCGCTACGACCGGCTGAGCCATGACGAGGCGATCGCCAGAAACCTGGCGGTGATGGATACGGCGGCCTTCGCGCTCGCCCGCGAGAATAAGATCCCGATTCTCGTGTTTTCGATCGCCGAGGCGGGCGCCATCGACGGGGCGCTGTCCGGTCGGGCGCGCGCCACCCTCGTTGCGCCGTAA
- the frr gene encoding ribosome recycling factor: MAETFDLADMKRRMQGAVATLKHEFGGLRTGRASTSLLDPIHVEAYGQVSPLNQVATVSVPEPRLLSVQVWDKALVIAVDKAIREANLGLQPTVEGQNLRIRMPELNEQRRKELVKVAHKYAEEARVSVRHVRRDGLDILKKLLKDHAIPEDDEKRHEQEVQKATDETVKEIDAALAAKEKEIMQV; this comes from the coding sequence ATGGCGGAAACTTTTGACCTTGCCGATATGAAGCGCCGCATGCAGGGCGCGGTCGCGACCCTCAAGCATGAATTCGGTGGGCTTCGCACGGGACGCGCCTCGACGAGCTTGCTCGATCCGATTCATGTTGAAGCTTACGGGCAGGTTTCGCCGCTCAATCAGGTCGCCACCGTCAGCGTGCCCGAGCCGCGCCTGCTTTCGGTGCAGGTGTGGGACAAGGCGTTGGTCATCGCCGTCGACAAGGCGATCCGGGAGGCCAATCTCGGTCTTCAACCGACGGTGGAAGGTCAAAATTTGCGCATCCGCATGCCGGAGCTGAACGAGCAGCGCCGCAAGGAACTCGTTAAGGTCGCGCATAAATACGCCGAGGAGGCGCGGGTCTCCGTGCGCCACGTGCGCCGCGACGGCCTCGACATTCTCAAGAAGTTGCTAAAGGATCACGCGATTCCCGAGGACGACGAGAAGCGCCACGAACAAGAGGTGCAGAAGGCGACGGACGAGACGGTGAAGGAGATCGACGCCGCGCTCGCCGCCAAGGAAAAGGAAATCATGCAGGTCTAG
- a CDS encoding isoprenyl transferase translates to MTESDILEAETKALRARAAPRHVALIMDGNGRWAAKRGLPRFEGHRRGVEALRRTVRAAIKLNIGYLTVYSFSAENWSRPREEVESLLSLLHRFIRNDLAELHASNVRVRVIGARADLAPDISDLLREAEQMTQANSGLTLVVAFNYGARQEIAAAARALAEMVAQGRLAPEEIDAEAIAGQLDTADIPDPDLIIRTSGEQRLSNFLLWQAAYAEFVFLPILWPDFDEAALSAAIAEYAHRDRRFGGLEAAARSAKTAS, encoded by the coding sequence ATGACTGAAAGCGACATTCTGGAGGCGGAAACGAAGGCGCTGCGTGCGCGCGCGGCGCCGCGTCATGTCGCGCTGATCATGGACGGCAACGGCCGCTGGGCGGCCAAACGTGGCCTGCCGCGCTTCGAAGGACACCGGCGCGGCGTCGAGGCGCTGCGCCGCACGGTGCGGGCGGCGATCAAGCTGAATATCGGCTATTTGACCGTCTATTCCTTCTCGGCGGAAAACTGGTCGCGACCGCGCGAGGAGGTGGAAAGCCTGCTTTCGCTGCTGCACCGCTTCATCCGCAACGATCTGGCGGAATTGCACGCGAGCAATGTGCGCGTGCGCGTCATCGGCGCGCGCGCCGATCTCGCGCCCGACATTTCGGACCTGCTGCGCGAGGCCGAGCAAATGACGCAGGCGAATTCCGGGCTCACCCTCGTCGTCGCGTTCAACTACGGCGCGCGGCAGGAGATCGCGGCGGCGGCGCGCGCGCTCGCCGAAATGGTGGCGCAAGGCCGGCTCGCGCCCGAGGAGATCGACGCCGAGGCGATTGCGGGACAGCTCGATACGGCGGACATTCCCGATCCCGACCTGATCATCCGCACGTCGGGCGAACAGCGGCTGTCGAACTTCCTGCTCTGGCAGGCGGCTTACGCCGAATTCGTCTTCCTGCCGATTCTCTGGCCGGATTTCGACGAAGCGGCGCTTTCGGCGGCGATCGCCGAATACGCCCATCGGGATCGGCGGTTTGGCGGGCTTGAGGCCGCGGCGCGCAGCGCCAAGACCGCTTCATGA
- a CDS encoding phosphatidate cytidylyltransferase — translation MTADRSDISRAGQSPEKPSAGGFADLGPRLASAAAMVIAALGALYLGGDVFALFWLAAAFAVNWEWQGLIGGEGRAARIAVGGAAVAAATAFGRVFMPGAAALAIAVFALAGAALAGAERRLWAAMGVVYAGALAFSVCLLRESPDFGALAIVFLFAVVWGTDVFAYFGGRLIGGPKLWPRVSAGKTWSGTITGVLCGAVLGLAAVYVVAGPQLASWRVFLVGLAAAAFSQVGDLFESSVKRRFGVKDSSQLIPGHGGAMDRLDGFIFASAFAAAVGLLRGAPSVAAGLFFW, via the coding sequence ATGACGGCGGATCGAAGCGACATCAGTCGCGCCGGGCAGTCTCCTGAAAAGCCGTCTGCCGGAGGCTTCGCCGACCTTGGGCCGCGCCTCGCATCCGCCGCGGCGATGGTCATCGCGGCGCTTGGCGCGCTCTATCTTGGCGGCGACGTCTTCGCGCTCTTCTGGCTGGCGGCCGCCTTCGCGGTGAATTGGGAGTGGCAGGGCCTGATCGGCGGCGAGGGGCGCGCCGCCAGAATCGCCGTCGGCGGCGCGGCGGTCGCCGCCGCAACGGCGTTCGGGCGCGTCTTCATGCCGGGCGCCGCCGCGCTCGCGATTGCCGTTTTCGCCCTTGCGGGCGCAGCGCTTGCGGGGGCCGAACGTCGCCTCTGGGCGGCGATGGGCGTTGTCTACGCCGGCGCGCTCGCCTTCTCCGTATGCCTTTTGCGCGAGTCGCCCGATTTCGGCGCGCTTGCGATCGTCTTCCTGTTCGCCGTGGTCTGGGGCACCGATGTCTTTGCCTATTTTGGCGGCAGGCTGATCGGCGGACCGAAGCTTTGGCCGCGCGTCTCGGCCGGCAAGACATGGTCGGGCACGATCACCGGCGTTCTCTGCGGCGCAGTTCTGGGCCTCGCCGCCGTGTATGTCGTCGCCGGCCCGCAACTTGCGAGCTGGCGCGTGTTCTTGGTCGGACTGGCCGCCGCCGCCTTCTCGCAAGTCGGCGATCTTTTCGAATCTTCGGTCAAGCGCCGCTTCGGCGTGAAGGACTCGAGCCAGCTCATTCCCGGGCATGGCGGCGCCATGGATCGGCTCGACGGCTTCATCTTCGCCAGCGCCTTCGCGGCGGCGGTGGGCCTGCTGCGCGGCGCGCCGTCGGTGGCGGCCGGTCTTTTCTTCTGGTAG
- the dxr gene encoding 1-deoxy-D-xylulose-5-phosphate reductoisomerase, giving the protein MALANGQFHAHAPAQPPAPVPRRIVLLGATGSIGRSTVDLLERDPEGFSVSAVAGGRDVEALARVARAVGAEFAAIRDESAYAALKAALAGTNTQVAAGREAIIEAALRDADLVVSAIVGAAGVEPTYAALAAGRDVALANKECLVCAGVPFMRTAAEMGVRLLPMDSEHNAIFQALGGEDPSCIERMIVTASGGPFRTWSKERIAAASVEEALNHPNWAMGPKITVDSAGMMNKGLELIEAHHLFGIPAEKLEVVVHPQSIVHGLVAFSDGSVTAGIAVPDMRTPIAHCLGYPDRLTTPTPRLDLAKIATLTFEAPDFERFPALKLALEVLRAGGGLPTVLNAANEIAVEAFLDRRISFDGIARHVAEACEAALRDGTANAPATVEDALAVDHIVRERSRSALAGRAASGMLLQ; this is encoded by the coding sequence ATGGCTTTAGCAAACGGACAGTTTCACGCCCACGCTCCGGCCCAGCCGCCGGCGCCGGTCCCGCGCCGCATCGTGCTCTTGGGCGCGACGGGCTCGATCGGCCGCTCGACGGTCGACCTTCTCGAACGCGATCCGGAAGGATTCTCGGTGTCGGCGGTGGCGGGGGGCCGCGACGTCGAGGCGCTCGCGCGGGTCGCCCGCGCGGTCGGGGCCGAATTCGCCGCCATCCGCGACGAGAGCGCCTATGCGGCGCTCAAGGCGGCGCTCGCCGGGACCAACACTCAAGTCGCCGCGGGTCGCGAGGCGATCATCGAGGCCGCGCTGCGCGACGCCGATCTCGTGGTCTCGGCGATTGTCGGCGCCGCCGGCGTCGAGCCGACCTACGCCGCGCTCGCCGCCGGCCGCGACGTGGCGCTCGCCAATAAGGAATGTCTCGTCTGCGCCGGCGTTCCCTTCATGCGGACGGCGGCGGAAATGGGCGTGCGGCTGCTGCCGATGGACAGCGAGCACAACGCCATTTTCCAGGCGCTTGGCGGCGAGGACCCCTCCTGCATCGAACGCATGATCGTCACGGCGTCCGGCGGCCCCTTCCGCACCTGGAGCAAGGAGCGCATCGCCGCGGCGAGCGTCGAGGAGGCGCTCAATCATCCCAATTGGGCGATGGGCCCGAAAATAACCGTCGATTCGGCCGGCATGATGAACAAGGGGCTCGAACTGATCGAGGCTCATCATCTTTTCGGCATTCCGGCCGAAAAGCTCGAAGTCGTGGTCCATCCGCAGTCGATCGTCCACGGCCTCGTCGCGTTTTCCGACGGTTCGGTGACCGCCGGAATCGCCGTGCCGGACATGCGCACGCCGATCGCCCACTGTCTCGGCTATCCAGACCGGCTGACAACCCCGACGCCGCGCCTCGATCTGGCGAAAATCGCCACGCTGACATTCGAAGCGCCTGATTTTGAACGGTTTCCGGCGCTCAAACTGGCGCTCGAGGTCCTGCGCGCCGGCGGCGGCCTGCCCACCGTGCTCAACGCCGCCAATGAAATCGCCGTCGAGGCCTTCCTTGATCGCCGCATTTCCTTCGACGGGATCGCGCGCCATGTGGCCGAGGCCTGCGAGGCCGCGTTGCGCGACGGAACCGCAAATGCGCCCGCCACAGTTGAGGACGCCCTCGCGGTGGACCATATTGTCAGAGAAAGATCACGATCGGCCTTGGCCGGGCGTGCCGCATCGGGCATGCTGCTTCAGTGA
- a CDS encoding RIP metalloprotease — protein sequence MLDFLTTFAFYLIPFVLVLTLVVFVHEFGHFIVGRWCGVKVDAFSIGFGPELWSRVDRLGTRWRIASIPLGGYVSFHGDANAASAPNPEAVRAMPEAERAVTFAAQSVWKRAAIVFAGPFANFVLAIAIFAILFGVYGRTTYAPRVGALTPGGAGAAAGFMAGDLVLTVDGAPVDSFSNLQEIVSSSADKKLIFVIQRGDQQLTLPVVPALREVESAIGKIRIGMLGIQASKAAADIRQERYGPADAVAMGVQETWTVVRRTGNYIGGLITGRESADQLSGPIGIAQVSGQMAQAVSKVGIAPLLSLIAILSVSIGLLNLMPVPLLDGGHLLFFAIEAARGRALNERAQEVAFRVGLAMVGALMIFSTYNDIARLIHKLTGSGS from the coding sequence TTGTTAGACTTCCTGACGACCTTCGCCTTCTATCTCATCCCCTTCGTGCTCGTTCTCACGCTGGTCGTGTTTGTGCACGAATTTGGGCACTTCATCGTCGGCCGGTGGTGCGGCGTGAAGGTGGACGCCTTTTCCATCGGCTTCGGACCGGAGCTGTGGTCTCGGGTGGATCGTCTCGGCACGCGGTGGCGCATCGCCAGCATTCCGCTCGGCGGTTATGTCAGCTTCCATGGGGACGCCAACGCCGCAAGCGCGCCGAACCCCGAGGCCGTGCGCGCGATGCCGGAGGCCGAGCGCGCAGTGACTTTCGCCGCGCAGTCGGTATGGAAGCGCGCCGCCATCGTCTTCGCCGGCCCTTTTGCGAATTTTGTTCTGGCGATCGCGATTTTCGCCATTCTCTTTGGGGTTTACGGACGCACGACCTATGCGCCGCGCGTCGGCGCGCTGACGCCTGGCGGAGCCGGCGCCGCCGCCGGCTTCATGGCCGGCGACTTGGTGCTCACCGTCGACGGCGCGCCGGTCGACTCCTTTTCGAATCTGCAGGAAATCGTTTCGAGCTCGGCCGACAAGAAACTCATTTTCGTGATTCAACGCGGCGATCAGCAGCTGACGCTTCCGGTCGTTCCCGCCCTGCGCGAGGTCGAGAGCGCGATCGGCAAAATCCGGATCGGCATGCTGGGCATTCAGGCGTCGAAGGCCGCGGCCGACATCCGCCAGGAACGCTACGGACCCGCCGACGCGGTGGCGATGGGCGTGCAGGAAACATGGACGGTCGTGCGCCGCACGGGAAATTACATCGGCGGACTCATCACCGGACGGGAGAGCGCCGATCAGCTCTCCGGACCGATTGGCATCGCGCAAGTCTCGGGGCAAATGGCGCAGGCGGTCTCCAAGGTGGGCATAGCGCCGCTGTTGAGCCTCATCGCGATTCTCTCGGTGTCGATCGGTCTGCTCAATCTGATGCCGGTGCCGCTGCTTGACGGCGGACATTTGCTGTTCTTCGCGATCGAGGCGGCGCGCGGCCGCGCGCTCAACGAGCGCGCGCAGGAAGTCGCCTTCCGAGTGGGTCTCGCGATGGTCGGCGCGCTGATGATTTTCTCGACCTATAACGACATCGCGCGACTCATTCACAAGCTCACCGGCTCGGGCTCGTAG
- the bamA gene encoding outer membrane protein assembly factor BamA — MRSISGIWKSSFLFAVVAALLAFSVPAFAAPDINRVAFEGNSKVKTDMLQEQVRSRAHTPFNPQLAEADVARLTEVYRRSGRAAAKLSYRTVELPNGRVDLVFTIVEGDKTGVKEIRFIGNEVYSTRRLVGMMETTEMNFLSFLKTSDVYDPDRIAADLELIRRFYLKNGYADFRVISSDAQFDPTLAGYIITIVVNEGPQYRVSSVGVESHLPDVDGAALNDLLRLAPGDVYNGDAVEKTVEALTREIAKRGYAFTQARPRGERNPADQTVAIQFLLEEGPRVYIERINIRGNTRTRDYVIRREFDIGEGDAYNRVLIDRAERRLNGLGYFKKVKITNEPGSAPDRVILNVDVEDQPTGNFGISGGYSTNQGFIAEVSVSESNFMGRGQAVRLSVQGGQIARGVTFSFTEPYFLDQRIAAGFDVFVRRQDAYNYSIYSSTSYGGTVRFGIPITEELSFSPHYSIYQTTISIPNDKNRPYNDCLVPVWGYTPGFSPFYPQSAGYPNLLVNCQTNGEASLAIKESQGGLLTSLVGYSLNYSTIDNFKNPHNGWLASLNQDVAGLGGGTRYLRTTGDIRYFREIPYLDDVVGIARLQGGDLSTFGGYKPRIQDNFNLGPSLVRGFAPGGIGPRDSNILTSFNNNRGNSLGGSNYVGGSLEVQFPFWYLPKDLGLRGALFADAGSLWNFSGKTNFANNLPTIPGVTCIGAYTEQAGFGQGNCVVPIANKFAIRSSVGASVLWNSPMGPIRFDYAVVTSKVYGDITQNFRFSGGTNF, encoded by the coding sequence ATGCGCTCAATCAGCGGCATTTGGAAATCATCGTTCCTGTTCGCGGTTGTGGCCGCTCTGCTGGCGTTTAGCGTTCCGGCGTTCGCCGCGCCCGACATCAATCGCGTCGCGTTTGAGGGCAACAGCAAGGTCAAGACCGACATGTTGCAGGAGCAGGTGCGCTCGCGCGCCCACACGCCCTTCAACCCGCAGCTGGCCGAGGCCGACGTCGCGCGATTGACCGAAGTCTATCGCCGGTCGGGTCGCGCCGCGGCGAAATTGAGCTATCGGACGGTCGAGCTGCCGAACGGACGGGTCGACCTGGTCTTCACCATCGTTGAGGGCGACAAGACCGGCGTTAAGGAGATCCGATTCATCGGCAATGAGGTCTATTCCACACGCCGTCTCGTCGGCATGATGGAGACGACGGAAATGAACTTCCTGTCGTTCCTCAAGACGAGCGACGTTTATGATCCCGACCGCATCGCCGCGGACCTCGAGCTCATTCGTCGATTCTATCTTAAGAACGGCTATGCCGATTTCCGCGTGATCAGCTCCGACGCGCAGTTCGATCCGACGCTCGCCGGCTACATCATCACCATCGTCGTGAACGAAGGCCCGCAGTATCGCGTGTCCTCCGTCGGCGTCGAATCCCATCTGCCCGACGTCGACGGCGCCGCGTTGAATGATTTGCTGCGGCTTGCGCCAGGCGACGTCTACAACGGCGACGCGGTCGAGAAGACCGTCGAAGCGTTGACGCGCGAAATCGCCAAGCGGGGCTACGCCTTCACCCAGGCCCGCCCGCGCGGCGAACGCAATCCGGCCGATCAGACGGTCGCGATCCAGTTTCTGCTCGAGGAAGGACCCAGGGTCTACATCGAGCGCATCAACATTCGCGGCAATACGCGCACGCGCGACTATGTCATTCGCCGCGAGTTCGATATCGGCGAGGGCGACGCCTATAACCGCGTCCTGATCGACCGCGCCGAACGCCGGCTGAATGGCCTCGGCTATTTCAAGAAGGTGAAAATCACCAATGAGCCGGGCTCGGCGCCCGACCGCGTGATCTTGAACGTCGACGTCGAGGATCAGCCCACCGGCAACTTCGGCATCTCTGGCGGTTATTCGACCAACCAGGGCTTCATCGCCGAAGTGTCCGTGTCGGAAAGCAACTTCATGGGTCGCGGCCAAGCGGTGCGCCTTTCGGTGCAGGGCGGCCAGATCGCCCGCGGCGTGACGTTCAGCTTCACCGAGCCCTATTTCCTCGACCAGCGCATCGCCGCCGGCTTCGACGTCTTCGTGCGTCGGCAGGACGCTTATAACTACTCGATCTACAGTTCGACGTCCTACGGCGGCACGGTGCGCTTCGGCATACCGATCACCGAAGAGCTCAGCTTCTCGCCGCACTACTCGATCTATCAAACGACGATCTCCATCCCGAACGACAAGAATCGTCCTTACAATGACTGTTTGGTGCCGGTGTGGGGCTACACGCCTGGTTTCAGTCCGTTCTACCCGCAGTCCGCCGGCTATCCGAACCTGCTGGTCAACTGCCAAACGAACGGCGAAGCCTCGCTCGCGATCAAGGAGTCGCAGGGGGGGCTGCTGACGTCGCTCGTCGGCTATTCGCTGAACTACAGCACCATCGACAACTTCAAGAACCCGCATAATGGCTGGCTGGCCTCGCTCAATCAGGACGTGGCCGGTCTTGGCGGCGGCACGCGCTATCTGCGCACGACCGGCGACATTCGCTACTTCCGCGAGATTCCCTATCTCGACGATGTGGTCGGCATCGCCCGTCTGCAGGGCGGCGATCTGTCGACCTTCGGCGGCTACAAGCCGCGTATTCAGGACAACTTCAACCTCGGCCCCAGCCTGGTGCGCGGCTTCGCGCCGGGCGGCATCGGTCCGCGCGATTCGAATATTCTGACGAGCTTCAACAACAACCGCGGCAACTCGCTGGGCGGCTCCAACTATGTCGGCGGATCGCTCGAAGTTCAGTTCCCGTTCTGGTACCTGCCCAAGGATCTCGGGCTGAGAGGCGCGCTCTTCGCCGACGCCGGTTCGCTATGGAATTTCAGCGGCAAGACGAACTTCGCCAACAATCTGCCGACGATACCCGGCGTGACCTGCATCGGGGCCTATACGGAGCAGGCGGGCTTCGGCCAGGGCAATTGCGTCGTGCCGATCGCGAATAAATTCGCGATCCGCTCGTCGGTCGGCGCCTCGGTGCTGTGGAATTCGCCGATGGGACCGATCCGCTTCGATTACGCCGTCGTGACCTCGAAGGTCTATGGCGACATCACCCAGAACTTCCGCTTCAGCGGCGGCACCAACTTCTAA